One genomic region from Streptobacillus canis encodes:
- a CDS encoding DUF4300 family protein: protein MKKILIIFSFFISFFSCDKTNENEIKETNKIMYSNLAGEKSQKIVKDTLIKNGIKPENVNSFLEQVKLFNEAVDNKGLIDEFKSIDNLNKIEYDLVYMINKLDEKYPNFAGCNCRITTYTLMNDIIEINRDNIKGKSDYLFADFETIENLPLKLEFDIENFKSFYSDIETVLTKDYSIHLNKILREWENREIKFKNKNVSIISIFFHNELDEPNTLFIGHIGILANYYNKYMFIEKLSPQEPYQAIIFNNKVELNDYLMNKYDISYNQPTASPLILENNNLLETYKLKEKEEGK from the coding sequence ATGAAAAAAATATTAATTATTTTTTCATTCTTTATTAGTTTTTTTTCTTGTGATAAAACTAATGAAAATGAAATAAAAGAAACAAATAAGATAATGTACTCAAATTTAGCAGGAGAAAAATCTCAAAAAATTGTTAAAGATACTCTTATTAAAAATGGAATAAAACCAGAAAATGTTAATTCTTTTCTAGAGCAAGTAAAATTATTTAATGAAGCCGTTGATAACAAAGGACTTATTGATGAATTCAAAAGTATAGATAATTTAAATAAAATAGAATACGATTTAGTGTATATGATTAATAAGCTTGATGAAAAATATCCAAATTTTGCAGGATGTAATTGTAGAATAACTACATATACTCTAATGAATGATATTATAGAAATAAATAGAGATAACATTAAAGGTAAATCAGATTACCTATTTGCAGATTTTGAAACTATAGAAAATTTACCTTTAAAATTAGAATTTGATATTGAAAATTTTAAAAGTTTTTATTCTGATATTGAGACTGTACTTACTAAAGATTATAGTATACATCTAAACAAAATTTTAAGAGAATGGGAAAATAGAGAAATCAAATTTAAAAATAAGAATGTATCAATAATTTCTATTTTCTTTCATAATGAATTAGATGAACCAAATACTTTATTTATAGGTCATATTGGTATTTTAGCAAATTATTATAATAAATACATGTTTATAGAAAAATTATCACCTCAAGAACCATATCAAGCAATTATTTTTAATAATAAAGTTGAATTAAATGATTATTTAATGAATAAATATGATATATCATATAATCAACCTACAGCAAGTCCATTAATACTTGAAAATAATAATTTACTTGAAACGTATAAATTAAAAGAAAAAGAAGAAGGAAAATAA
- the murQ gene encoding N-acetylmuramic acid 6-phosphate etherase, producing MVVDLSKLSTEKNNENSKNIELQDSLEIVRRINEEDKKVAYCVEKALPSIAKLVDAIVERTVPSTRIIYVGAGTSGRLGVLDASECPPTYGVDFEVVQGLIAGGKDAMFKAKENVEDSPEQGRIDLEELKLTKDDVVIGLTASGRTPYVLGAVKYARKIGALTGSVTCSENSELSQSVDIPIEVVVGAEIVTGSTRMKSGTAQKMVLNMISTSVMIKRGKVFSGYMVDVKTSNLKLIERAKRILMNTTNVSYEDAGMYLEKADMSVKVAIAMILLKIEKEEAKEKLEFYKFDVARLIHEFINKA from the coding sequence ATGGTGGTAGACTTATCGAAATTATCAACAGAAAAAAATAATGAAAATAGTAAAAATATTGAATTACAAGATAGTCTAGAAATAGTAAGAAGGATAAATGAAGAAGATAAAAAAGTTGCATATTGTGTTGAAAAAGCACTTCCTTCTATAGCTAAGTTAGTTGATGCAATAGTTGAAAGGACGGTTCCAAGTACAAGAATAATTTATGTTGGAGCAGGAACTTCAGGAAGATTAGGGGTATTAGATGCTTCTGAGTGTCCTCCAACTTATGGTGTTGACTTTGAAGTAGTTCAAGGATTAATAGCAGGTGGAAAAGATGCTATGTTTAAAGCAAAAGAAAATGTTGAGGATAGTCCAGAACAAGGAAGAATAGATCTTGAAGAGTTAAAATTAACTAAAGATGATGTTGTAATTGGATTAACAGCTTCAGGAAGAACACCATATGTATTAGGAGCAGTAAAATATGCAAGGAAAATTGGAGCACTTACAGGAAGTGTTACTTGTTCAGAAAATTCTGAACTTTCTCAAAGTGTAGATATACCAATAGAAGTAGTTGTAGGTGCAGAAATAGTTACAGGATCTACAAGAATGAAATCAGGAACAGCACAAAAAATGGTATTAAATATGATTTCTACTAGTGTAATGATTAAACGTGGAAAAGTTTTCTCAGGATATATGGTAGATGTAAAAACATCTAATTTAAAATTAATAGAAAGAGCTAAAAGAATTTTAATGAATACAACTAATGTAAGTTATGAAGATGCAGGTATGTATTTAGAAAAAGCAGATATGAGTGTTAAAGTTGCAATAGCTATGATTTTATTAAAAATTGAGAAAGAGGAAGCTAAAGAAAAACTTGAATTCTACAAGTTTGATGTAGCAAGATTAATACATGAGTTTATTAATAAAGCTTAG
- a CDS encoding MurR/RpiR family transcriptional regulator encodes MSLLIKLRENKDFTSSEQDIAKYLMKNYKNIKNIDAVKIATETFTSISAVTRTCKKIGLHGFQEFKIGLIEELANVENQKMEFEHVDIERNNDTKMIIEKLNRLSISSLKETKLLQDPEVIDKVVGLIKKKKVIDFYGVGASHIVCLDAQYKFMRIGKVCNAFGQFDLQYIQAINSTSDNLAIVISYSGMTEDIVKISEVLRNRGIETVSITMYGSNEVASRANHNLYVTSRESLKRSAAIYSRISMLNLIDVIYLKYSNMNFDEVSKKINETKIKKIKEK; translated from the coding sequence ATGAGTTTATTAATAAAGCTTAGAGAAAATAAAGATTTTACATCAAGTGAACAAGATATTGCAAAGTACTTGATGAAAAATTATAAAAATATAAAAAATATAGATGCTGTAAAAATTGCTACAGAAACATTTACGAGTATTTCAGCAGTTACTAGAACTTGTAAGAAAATTGGATTACATGGTTTTCAAGAATTTAAAATAGGTTTAATTGAAGAACTTGCAAATGTTGAAAATCAAAAAATGGAATTTGAGCATGTTGATATTGAGAGAAATAATGATACTAAGATGATAATTGAAAAATTAAATAGACTTAGTATTAGTTCATTAAAAGAAACAAAACTATTACAAGATCCAGAAGTTATTGATAAAGTAGTTGGATTAATAAAGAAGAAAAAAGTAATAGATTTTTATGGAGTAGGTGCCTCTCATATTGTATGTTTAGATGCACAATACAAGTTTATGAGAATTGGTAAAGTGTGTAATGCTTTTGGACAATTTGATTTACAATATATTCAAGCAATAAATAGCACTAGTGATAATTTAGCGATTGTAATTTCTTATTCTGGGATGACAGAAGATATTGTCAAGATTAGTGAAGTACTTAGAAATAGAGGGATAGAAACAGTTTCAATTACTATGTATGGTAGTAATGAAGTTGCATCAAGAGCAAATCATAATCTATATGTTACATCTAGGGAATCACTTAAAAGAAGTGCAGCTATTTATTCAAGAATTTCTATGTTAAATTTAATAGATGTTATATATTTAAAATATTCAAATATGAACTTTGATGAAGTTAGTAAAAAAATTAATGAGACAAAAATAAAAAAAATAAAAGAAAAATAA
- a CDS encoding PTS transporter subunit EIIC, giving the protein MDAKKVSREIFEALGGKENILSNAVCMTRLRVGVKEAVDVNAIKKIDGVLSVIEADTVQVVLGPGVVNTVGEEFIKLTGIPLGFADVKEVANENKKVNKAKHNGPVQQFLQKIANIFVPLLPGIIAAGLILGLTNVINVTTKGAFAGQWWFAAIKTIGFGMFSYLAIYVGMNSAKEFGGTAILGGIIGALFVGNAAHPLLAKVNDVPLNLPIVDKPFSPGIGGLLASLFMGIIVAKLERSIRKVMPTMLDTFFTPLFTLLISVFVAILVIQPVGTFVTKAIFTVLDVVYNKFGIAGGYILSAGFLPLVSVGLHQALTPIHVLLNSPDGPTQGINYLLPILMMAGGGQVGAGLAIYFKTKNKKLKTLTRDALPVGVLGIGEPLMYAVTLPLGRPFITACLGAGFGGLLASLFKVGTITQGVSGLFGLLIVKPGTWHLYLIAMIGAYIGGFVLTYFFGVDEERIEEIYGE; this is encoded by the coding sequence ATGGATGCTAAAAAAGTTTCAAGAGAAATCTTTGAAGCCTTAGGTGGAAAAGAAAACATTCTAAGCAATGCGGTTTGCATGACAAGACTAAGAGTAGGAGTTAAAGAAGCAGTTGATGTTAATGCTATCAAAAAAATTGATGGTGTTTTAAGTGTTATAGAAGCCGATACTGTTCAAGTAGTTTTAGGACCAGGTGTTGTTAATACAGTTGGTGAAGAATTTATAAAATTAACTGGTATACCTTTAGGATTTGCTGATGTTAAAGAAGTTGCAAATGAAAACAAAAAAGTAAACAAAGCTAAACACAATGGACCAGTACAACAATTTTTACAAAAAATTGCTAACATTTTCGTTCCATTATTACCAGGAATTATCGCTGCAGGGTTAATTTTAGGATTAACTAACGTTATTAACGTTACAACTAAAGGAGCATTTGCTGGACAATGGTGGTTCGCTGCTATTAAAACAATAGGATTTGGAATGTTCAGTTACTTAGCAATTTATGTTGGTATGAATTCTGCTAAAGAATTTGGAGGAACAGCTATTTTAGGTGGAATTATTGGTGCTTTATTCGTAGGAAATGCAGCTCATCCATTACTTGCAAAAGTTAATGATGTGCCATTAAACTTACCAATAGTTGACAAACCATTCTCACCAGGTATAGGTGGATTACTTGCTTCATTATTTATGGGTATTATAGTTGCTAAATTAGAAAGAAGTATTAGAAAAGTTATGCCTACAATGCTTGATACATTCTTTACACCACTATTTACTTTATTAATAAGCGTTTTCGTAGCTATATTAGTAATTCAACCAGTAGGAACTTTCGTTACTAAAGCGATCTTCACAGTACTTGACGTAGTTTATAATAAATTTGGTATTGCAGGTGGATATATCTTATCAGCTGGATTCTTACCATTAGTTTCAGTAGGATTACACCAAGCATTAACACCTATTCACGTATTATTAAACAGCCCTGATGGACCAACTCAAGGTATCAACTACTTATTGCCTATCTTAATGATGGCAGGTGGAGGACAAGTTGGAGCAGGACTTGCAATTTACTTCAAAACTAAAAACAAAAAACTTAAAACTCTTACAAGAGACGCTTTACCAGTTGGAGTATTAGGAATTGGAGAACCATTAATGTATGCAGTTACATTACCTTTAGGAAGACCATTCATTACAGCTTGTTTAGGTGCTGGATTTGGAGGATTATTAGCTTCATTATTCAAAGTTGGTACAATAACTCAAGGTGTTTCTGGATTATTCGGATTATTAATAGTTAAACCAGGTACATGGCATTTATACTTAATCGCAATGATAGGAGCTTACATAGGAGGATTCGTTTTAACTTACTTCTTTGGAGTTGACGAAGAAAGAATAGAAGAAATTTACGGAGAATAA
- a CDS encoding ABC transporter ATP-binding protein — MKFLEFNNVSFSYDKNIVLDNYSFSIDKGEILIIKGKSGIGKSTLLRLISGLETLRKGNIFLDGKEITFEKIEKRNVGYLFQEFALFPHLNVFDNIAFGISNLKYDEKKEKVRSLLELIELNGYEKRYPHELSGGEKQRIALARSLAVMPKLLLLDEPFSSLNIELREKLRLELREILKKVGITTIIVSHDLNDSIIADRVIEMK, encoded by the coding sequence TTGAAATTTTTAGAATTTAATAATGTTAGTTTTTCGTATGATAAAAATATAGTATTAGATAATTATTCATTCTCTATAGATAAAGGTGAAATATTAATAATCAAGGGAAAATCAGGTATAGGTAAATCTACTCTTTTAAGATTGATTTCTGGTCTAGAAACATTAAGAAAAGGTAATATATTTTTAGATGGTAAAGAAATTACATTTGAAAAAATAGAAAAAAGAAATGTTGGATATTTATTTCAGGAGTTTGCACTTTTCCCACATTTAAATGTATTTGATAATATAGCTTTTGGAATATCAAATTTAAAATATGATGAAAAAAAAGAAAAAGTACGTAGTCTTCTTGAATTGATAGAACTTAATGGGTATGAAAAAAGATATCCACATGAATTATCTGGTGGAGAAAAACAGAGAATAGCACTTGCAAGATCTCTTGCTGTAATGCCTAAACTTTTACTTTTAGATGAACCTTTTTCATCATTAAATATTGAGTTAAGAGAAAAATTAAGATTAGAATTAAGAGAAATTTTGAAAAAAGTAGGAATAACAACTATAATAGTTAGTCATGATTTAAATGATAGTATTATAGCGGATAGAGTAATAGAAATGAAGTAG
- the eno gene encoding phosphopyruvate hydratase, translating to MTIIENVYAREILDSRGNPTVEVEVYLEGGAMGRASVPSGASTGIHEAVELRDEDKSRYLGKGVLKAVENVNDIIAEAIIGMDALDQVAIDKLMIDLDGTPNKGKLGANAILGVSLAVAKAAANQLGLPLYRYLGGVNAKELPVPMMNILNGGSHADSAVDVQEFMVQPVGAKTYKEALRMGAEIFHHLGKLLKANGDSTNVGNEGGYAPSKINGTEGALDIISEAVKAAGYELGKDITFALDAASSEFYNAETGKYVFKREGGVERTSEEMVAWYEMLCAKYPIVSIEDGLAEDDWDGFKLMTEKLGSKIQIVGDDLFVTNTKRLEEGIKKGIANSILIKLNQIGTLTETLDAIEMAKKAGYTAVVSHRSGETEDDTIADVAVATNAGQIKTGSASRTDRIAKYNQLLRIEDDLAGEALYKGLDSLYTIKR from the coding sequence ATGACAATAATTGAAAATGTTTATGCAAGAGAAATCCTTGATTCAAGAGGGAATCCTACAGTTGAAGTAGAAGTTTACTTAGAAGGTGGAGCAATGGGAAGAGCTTCTGTTCCTTCAGGAGCATCTACAGGAATTCACGAAGCTGTAGAATTAAGAGATGAGGATAAATCAAGATACTTAGGAAAAGGTGTTTTAAAAGCAGTAGAAAACGTAAACGATATAATAGCTGAAGCTATAATTGGTATGGATGCTTTAGACCAAGTTGCTATCGATAAATTAATGATAGATTTAGATGGAACACCAAATAAAGGTAAATTAGGAGCTAACGCTATATTAGGAGTTTCATTAGCAGTAGCTAAAGCAGCAGCAAATCAATTAGGGTTACCTTTATATAGATACTTAGGAGGAGTTAATGCTAAAGAATTACCTGTTCCTATGATGAACATCTTAAACGGTGGATCACACGCTGACTCAGCTGTTGACGTTCAAGAATTCATGGTACAACCAGTTGGAGCTAAAACTTACAAAGAAGCATTAAGAATGGGTGCTGAAATTTTCCACCACTTAGGAAAATTATTAAAAGCTAACGGAGATTCTACTAACGTAGGAAACGAAGGAGGATATGCACCATCTAAAATTAATGGAACTGAAGGAGCTTTAGATATCATTTCAGAAGCTGTTAAAGCTGCAGGATATGAATTAGGTAAAGATATTACTTTCGCTTTAGATGCTGCTTCATCAGAATTCTACAATGCTGAAACTGGAAAATATGTATTTAAAAGAGAAGGTGGAGTTGAAAGAACTTCAGAAGAAATGGTTGCTTGGTACGAAATGTTATGTGCTAAATATCCAATAGTTTCAATTGAAGATGGATTAGCTGAAGATGATTGGGATGGATTCAAATTAATGACTGAAAAATTAGGAAGCAAAATCCAAATAGTTGGAGACGATTTATTCGTTACTAACACTAAGAGATTAGAAGAAGGAATCAAAAAAGGAATTGCTAACTCAATCTTAATTAAATTAAACCAAATCGGTACATTAACTGAAACTTTAGATGCAATTGAAATGGCTAAAAAAGCAGGATATACTGCAGTAGTTTCACACAGATCAGGAGAAACTGAAGATGATACAATAGCAGACGTTGCAGTAGCAACTAACGCTGGACAAATCAAAACTGGATCAGCTTCAAGAACTGATAGAATTGCTAAATATAATCAATTATTAAGAATTGAAGATGATTTAGCTGGAGAAGCTTTATATAAAGGATTAGATTCATTATATACAATAAAAAGATAA
- the pbp4b gene encoding penicillin binding protein PBP4B yields the protein MKKILLVLLALISTIFSYSFQLVKEFPTTKGFDDSILTNQMFEFKGFKNQGYLVLEYKNFKNADIFINGKKLDLKNIKGEGTEKVDISKYTRNDSNVFQITSLDGEVTVKIPYPEIKMNIQKNERTKFLDEFLNSQIKAGFPSAQLTVIKDGNLVYQNSFGYVNNFNPDGTVLENKVKVTNDTLYDLASNTKMYATNYAIMKLVSEGKMKVEDYVSKYYTEFTGGGKEDVQVSDLLKHQAGFPADPQYFNDVYDKDDGIVNGKNDLFAIGKDNVEKAIMKTPLIYKPKTSTKYSDVDYMLLGLLVEKVSGKDLDKYLDEEIYSKLDLTHTYFNPLKHGFNKDNVAATELNGNTRDLSVTFKNARTYTIQGEVHDEKAFYSMDGVSGHAGLFSNSYEIAKLAQIMINQGGYGEHKFFNRTTLDHFAKPKDINSSYGLGWRRQGDYIYRWAFSGVASKDTIGHTGWTGTLTVIDPVQNLVIVLLTNAKNSGVIDPAVNPNKFYGDRYYTKNYGVIPAIVYDMVTSKTNASEDKIRLNSMLKDLIMGRYDLMQKDVNYATDADFMEVAELIKLLEKREGKLNNQYKEIKREMEINR from the coding sequence ATGAAAAAGATATTATTAGTTTTATTAGCATTAATATCAACAATTTTTTCTTATAGTTTTCAGTTAGTTAAAGAGTTTCCTACAACTAAAGGGTTTGATGATTCTATACTTACTAATCAAATGTTTGAATTTAAAGGATTCAAAAATCAAGGTTATTTAGTATTAGAATATAAAAATTTTAAAAATGCTGATATTTTTATTAACGGTAAAAAATTAGATTTAAAAAATATAAAAGGTGAAGGAACTGAAAAAGTTGATATATCTAAATATACTAGAAATGATAGCAACGTATTTCAAATTACTTCATTAGATGGAGAGGTTACAGTTAAAATACCTTATCCAGAAATAAAGATGAATATACAAAAAAATGAAAGAACAAAATTCTTAGATGAATTTTTAAATTCACAAATTAAAGCTGGTTTTCCTTCAGCGCAATTAACAGTAATTAAAGATGGTAATCTAGTTTATCAAAATAGTTTTGGATATGTTAATAATTTTAATCCTGATGGAACTGTTTTAGAAAATAAAGTTAAAGTAACTAATGATACTTTATATGACTTAGCTAGTAATACTAAGATGTATGCAACTAACTATGCAATTATGAAACTAGTTTCAGAAGGTAAAATGAAAGTAGAAGATTACGTAAGTAAATACTATACAGAATTTACAGGTGGAGGAAAAGAAGATGTGCAAGTAAGTGACTTACTTAAACATCAAGCAGGGTTCCCAGCTGATCCACAATATTTTAATGATGTATATGATAAAGATGATGGTATAGTTAATGGTAAAAATGATTTATTTGCAATAGGTAAAGATAATGTTGAAAAAGCAATTATGAAAACCCCTTTAATCTATAAACCAAAAACTAGTACTAAATATTCTGATGTAGATTATATGTTATTAGGATTATTAGTTGAAAAAGTTTCAGGTAAAGATTTAGATAAATATTTAGATGAAGAAATATATTCAAAATTAGATTTAACACATACATATTTTAATCCTTTAAAACATGGATTTAATAAAGATAATGTAGCAGCTACAGAATTAAATGGTAATACTAGAGATCTTTCTGTGACATTTAAAAATGCAAGAACTTATACTATACAGGGAGAAGTTCATGATGAAAAAGCATTCTATTCTATGGATGGGGTATCAGGACATGCTGGTTTATTCTCAAATTCGTATGAAATTGCTAAATTAGCTCAAATAATGATTAATCAAGGTGGATATGGAGAACATAAATTCTTTAATAGAACTACTTTAGATCATTTTGCTAAACCTAAAGATATTAATTCAAGTTATGGATTAGGATGGAGAAGACAAGGAGATTATATTTATAGATGGGCATTTTCTGGAGTTGCTTCTAAAGATACTATAGGTCATACTGGATGGACAGGAACACTAACAGTTATAGATCCTGTACAAAATTTAGTAATTGTATTATTAACAAATGCTAAAAATTCAGGAGTTATTGATCCAGCAGTAAATCCTAATAAGTTTTATGGAGATAGATATTATACTAAAAATTATGGTGTAATACCTGCGATAGTATATGATATGGTAACATCTAAAACAAATGCATCTGAAGATAAGATAAGACTTAATTCAATGTTAAAAGATTTAATTATGGGAAGATATGATTTAATGCAAAAAGATGTTAATTATGCAACTGATGCAGATTTCATGGAAGTAGCAGAATTAATTAAATTACTTGAAAAAAGAGAAGGTAAACTTAATAATCAATATAAAGAAATAAAGAGAGAAATGGAAATAAATAGATGA
- a CDS encoding MupG family TIM beta-alpha barrel fold protein, which produces MKLGFSIYLSTDIEKNKSVILKAKKYGAEFVFTSLNVQEEDVDKGKQIQEIIKLCIENDVKLIVDINENSKNILETHSSVYYRIDDGYSLDEIIEFSQKNKVVLNSSVLKEKDLEYMKSKNVDFSNILSLHNFYPKRFTGISIEFLKEQNMKYSKYGILNMAFIPGDEKRGPVFEGLPTVEDHRDNRKLISTLELLDNYTDVVLVGDIDLDEDNWKELEYLTRGIIPLRVEDKVLTNRIFEDRRDSSCYVVRNMVYNRAEFEKYIFENINTEDLINGEEIKIGDVLVSNKLYKRYSGELEIALKDLGVDEKRDRLTRIVKEDRELLKYIEKYKKFVFI; this is translated from the coding sequence ATGAAATTAGGATTTTCAATTTACCTTAGTACAGATATAGAAAAAAATAAATCTGTTATTCTAAAAGCTAAAAAATATGGAGCAGAATTTGTATTTACCTCTTTAAACGTACAAGAAGAAGACGTGGACAAAGGAAAACAAATTCAAGAAATTATTAAATTATGTATAGAAAATGATGTTAAACTAATAGTTGATATCAATGAAAATAGCAAAAATATTTTAGAAACACATTCTAGTGTTTACTATAGAATAGATGATGGTTACTCACTTGATGAAATTATAGAGTTTAGCCAAAAAAATAAAGTAGTTCTAAATTCTAGTGTTCTAAAAGAAAAAGACTTAGAATATATGAAATCAAAAAATGTAGATTTTAGTAATATTTTAAGCTTACATAACTTTTATCCAAAAAGATTTACAGGGATTTCAATTGAATTTTTAAAAGAACAAAATATGAAATATTCTAAATATGGAATATTAAATATGGCTTTTATTCCAGGTGATGAAAAAAGAGGTCCTGTATTTGAGGGTCTACCAACAGTTGAAGATCATAGAGATAACAGAAAATTAATTTCTACACTAGAGCTATTAGATAATTATACAGATGTAGTTTTAGTAGGTGACATAGATTTAGATGAAGATAACTGGAAAGAATTAGAATATTTAACTAGAGGTATAATACCATTAAGAGTAGAAGATAAAGTATTAACTAATAGAATTTTTGAAGATAGAAGAGATTCTTCATGTTATGTAGTAAGAAATATGGTATATAACAGGGCAGAATTTGAAAAATATATTTTTGAAAATATTAATACAGAAGATTTAATTAATGGAGAAGAAATAAAAATTGGAGATGTATTAGTTAGTAATAAACTATATAAGAGATATTCTGGTGAATTAGAAATTGCACTTAAAGATTTAGGTGTGGATGAGAAAAGAGATAGATTAACTAGAATTGTTAAAGAAGATAGAGAGTTACTAAAATATATTGAAAAGTATAAAAAGTTTGTATTTATATAG
- a CDS encoding alpha/beta hydrolase, which produces MKKYLLLLLVFISTLGFSFKREDIKIFSKEMNKEVPVTVVLPDSYNKDKKYSVIYTLHGWSGSNKNFVEKTPIGELADKYSVIFVSPDGNYDSWYVDSEVVKESKYASFIAKDLVEGIDSMYSTIPESKHRAITGLSMGGYGAFYIGLNNQKVFGNIGSMSGGLIPEAYKGNWGISKYINANWENYNIDSLVHKLLFTKTNIIFDCGVDDFFIEVNRAVHNKLLALNINHDYAERPGMHNWTYWGNSIKYQTMFFVENFNK; this is translated from the coding sequence ATGAAAAAATATCTTTTATTATTATTAGTATTCATTTCTACATTAGGATTCTCTTTTAAAAGAGAAGATATAAAAATATTTTCAAAAGAAATGAATAAAGAAGTACCAGTAACAGTAGTATTACCAGATTCATACAATAAAGATAAAAAATATTCAGTTATTTACACTTTACATGGATGGTCTGGATCAAATAAAAACTTTGTAGAAAAAACACCTATTGGTGAATTAGCAGATAAATATAGTGTTATATTTGTTTCACCAGATGGAAATTATGATAGTTGGTATGTTGATTCTGAAGTAGTTAAAGAATCGAAATATGCTTCATTTATAGCTAAAGATTTAGTTGAAGGTATAGATAGTATGTACTCAACAATTCCAGAATCAAAACATAGAGCAATTACAGGATTAAGTATGGGTGGATACGGAGCATTTTATATAGGATTAAATAACCAAAAAGTATTTGGAAATATAGGAAGTATGAGTGGAGGATTAATTCCTGAAGCTTACAAAGGTAACTGGGGAATTAGTAAATACATTAATGCTAATTGGGAAAACTATAATATAGATTCATTAGTACATAAATTATTATTCACTAAAACAAATATAATCTTTGATTGTGGAGTAGATGACTTCTTTATTGAAGTAAATAGAGCAGTACATAACAAATTATTAGCATTAAACATTAATCATGATTATGCTGAAAGACCAGGAATGCATAACTGGACATATTGGGGTAACTCAATTAAATATCAAACTATGTTCTTTGTTGAAAACTTTAATAAATAA